The proteins below come from a single Eremothecium sinecaudum strain ATCC 58844 chromosome II, complete sequence genomic window:
- the MCO6 gene encoding Mco6p (Syntenic homolog of Ashbya gossypii AFL216C; Syntenic homolog of Saccharomyces cerevisiae YJL127C-B), which translates to MIAFFQQIRSIFRESHTPLQQIILSRKAFFQLLGYLGACTIFTVLAQAY; encoded by the coding sequence ATGATAGCCTTCTTTCAACAAATACGCAGCATTTTTAGGGAATCTCACACACCACTCCAACAGATAATCCTGTCCAGAAAAGCTTTCTTTCAACTTCTCGGTTACCTAGGGGCTTGCACGATATTCACTGTACTGGCACAAGCCTACTAA